In one window of bacterium DNA:
- a CDS encoding M48 family metalloprotease, whose product MIRACAVSLLCLLTGCTTLTLKEEEQLGRELEREVRRDLRMFRDRVVNDYITDLGERLLAAAGPQPFDYTFSVVENEEINAFAMPAGAIYIHTETILAAGNMSELAGVMAHEIGHVVHRHTAENYNRAKTTGWVHQAAVVGAGMAGGSAAAGAANLLGGLSAMAFINSYGRDAERESDAFAADLLPKASIHPEGTWTFFETLRSEEGAHVPAFLASHPSPEERLDSGRQRTLTANLPPGLRVDDGGKLEIIQRRIELLMGYGSSSKSRRSRLRN is encoded by the coding sequence ATGATCCGGGCTTGCGCAGTGAGCCTTCTCTGTTTGCTGACGGGTTGCACCACGCTCACCCTCAAAGAGGAAGAGCAGCTCGGTCGTGAGCTCGAACGCGAAGTGCGTCGCGATCTGCGGATGTTTCGGGATCGCGTGGTGAACGACTACATCACGGATCTGGGCGAACGTCTGCTCGCTGCCGCAGGGCCCCAGCCCTTCGACTACACGTTCTCTGTGGTCGAGAACGAGGAGATCAATGCCTTCGCAATGCCCGCCGGGGCGATCTACATCCACACGGAGACGATCCTTGCGGCCGGCAACATGAGCGAGCTGGCCGGCGTGATGGCTCACGAGATCGGCCACGTCGTCCATCGCCACACGGCCGAGAACTACAACCGTGCGAAGACGACAGGTTGGGTGCATCAGGCGGCGGTGGTGGGTGCGGGCATGGCCGGTGGAAGTGCGGCGGCCGGCGCTGCGAACCTGTTGGGCGGGCTCTCGGCCATGGCGTTCATCAACTCCTACGGCCGCGATGCCGAGCGCGAGTCGGACGCTTTTGCGGCCGATCTCCTGCCCAAAGCGAGTATCCACCCCGAGGGCACCTGGACCTTCTTCGAGACGCTCCGTTCGGAGGAGGGGGCGCATGTGCCCGCCTTCCTCGCCAGCCATCCGTCTCCCGAGGAGCGGCTCGATTCGGGCCGGCAGCGCACGTTGACGGCCAACCTGCCCCCCGGATTGCGGGTGGATGACGGCGGCAAGCTGGAGATCATTCAGCGGCGCATCGAGCTCTTGATGGGCTACGGCTCTTCCTCCAAGAGCCGGCGCAGCCGCCTGCGGA